The sequence CTAGCGTACTTTcaagaaaagataaaatatcatttttttctgtgACACTACCATCGGAAAGCCCAAATGCACTGGATACCGGTAATCCTATTCCcaatagaaaaaaaactaataatatGGCAATTCCAAATTTATAacttctaaattttattttttttaaagatatatcaCCAATtctgttctttttttctagAGAAGTatcataatcttttttttttacccatttcttttgaaaatggaaatgttttccatcaaacattccattattataatctataaCTTCTGTGTAATATTGTGCTTTATTTAATGAACATTTATATGattgattattttttctcttagtCCCTCCTTCATTAGTAGATGTGATTTTTTGTCCAATGACTTCATTATTGGGAAACTTTCCTTTTAACCATAGATTATTTGAATCATTATcctctttatattttgatagtAATCTATAATTTCTTGTATATGTTTCCCTATCATAGTTACACATTCGATCCAAAgatttgttaaatataaactaaaaaatcaaagtaaatatatatgtttaataagaataaacataccaattgtaaaatattattttaataaatgtaaaacagaaaaaatataaataataataaatatacttatttgATGACATTATACCACATAATTGTTAAAATTGCATATCCATGATATAATGGCAAACATGCCAAttctaataaatatgtttagcgtaattttgtttttcattataaagtTCTTTAAcactataatatattaatgagaAAATTAAccataatataatgtatttctAGTAACAAACAGTTCTatacttattaaaaaattttttttttactcttctattataaatatataaaaaaaagtacaaaaatATGATTGATTATACcacatataaaaagtaaaataatattaaaaatatatcatttaaaatataacataatattattttaaaataaaaataagttacataaaaataaattaattagaacttattcaaaaatattttaatatatatttaatttaagaTAGTGTACTAATTagtaatacattttattatttttaaagtaaacatagaaataattatgtgaattcttattatatgtaaatattgaGTTTGTCTACGATAGAGAATGTAGGGaacatatgaataatatattcctatatgtattaacataaaaattactaattTTAGGAATGTTATCCCAATAATAATTCTGAATTCGTAAACAttgtatttatgaaaaacgggttatattttataaaacgttaattattataataatataataactgaaataataatttattgaaaCAGCAATTGTATTATGATGATTATAATACATGCATTACTTTATCAtcaaaaagaatatattattttgtataattcttttaaaatgaagaatatatatgataccAACTAATCATTTAAGTAATATCGCctataaaagtaaatatgtatatattttttatatatgtaccattatttttaaaaattacaattattaatttagtttaatttattccgttaattataaataaaaaatcattatattcaaccatattattttataattttttttttttaaatatatatatttatataatatacaaatgcagtaaaaaagtataagaaaaaaaaaccactgaagttaaaatttttatcgaAATATTACAAgcaattatattaattaaagaatatttcaaattaaataaatgtgcAAATATGTATGATATGTATAGTGTATAATATTACcatgaaaaataagaaagtacaatataatttactaaaatgcatgttttgttaattttgcttttgttatttttaggattttcatgttattttttagatATTCCTTTAAGAATTAGTAATgttatgaatataatttagaGAAGTACCTTAATAAAACaacataaacataataacaaataatattttattaaataaactattaacaataaaaaacgTTATACctcattatttatgttttttgtGTGTAATCCTAATAgtgataattattaatatattatacgcacaataaatatttgtaacagcctaaaatattatgttaaattatagttctcattaaaaaatattatttttacaaggtaacattaaaaaaaagtgaaaatatTACAACAGTTAAAGTCAATGCATTCACATAGTTTTAcattaattatacatttatcttaatatatatgaaggcTTCTTTTTATCTACCCTTAATGGTTACATgatttgtacattttatattttaagtggaagataatatttctatataaaacataatgcaacctattttaaaaaccaataataactaatatatatattttaaatttaattacgAGAAATGAACTcactatatattataatcctttaaacaataaattataaatatactttttctgTTTTGGTAATATTTGTgatttctaaatatttttttagccTTGTCGTTTAAAAATAATCCacgtttttttaaattatatatgattttacttatttaatcactaatatacaaatatgttaatatccttataaaatatttatttctgtccttaataaaaatttataccaCAACAGAAttagaatattataaatgtatattctCATAAAACTCTTAATGTATATTCTATTGTATGTACCTtcaataacatttttttcaattcgttattttaatttaattatttatactaaTTATTGCATTTTTAGTAGATAACGTATTGAAAACTATAATTACATAGAgaagttctttttttttcttcagtattattatctaaaatgtattgaaattatttttacatttacctagtatattttactactttttttttcttattttggaacagtaaataattctttaatatttttagtataaaattattacatttatttcattaaattaaactttatatattgtaaataatataaaatatatattctctatatgtaaagtattaatatagtatatatttatttaatgtttATCACATAGAAATGTCACTTTAATTCACaagaataacaaaataataaattggATAACTGTTCATTTAATTCTGAATACATAGAATTATTGAGTTATTGAACTATTATATGTGTcctaaatttaataataatattttgttatttatttttaatttgttttttttatcattcaaaaaaaaaataaacttttgAAAGTGTTTTACAATGAAATTGTTCCATAACGTATTTCTCATAAAACTTATTCtgtgtaataaatataatgttttcttttatgaaatatatatatttacattaatacaacaaaatatatttgcgtAAAGTCattgaaaacaaaataggatatataataatttaatttaaatctTCTCAAACATTTTCTAAATAAAGTCTacaaataatcattttaaactagaaaatgataaaaaaatataaataagtattgttcatagttaaaataaaaattaacacatggtatcaataaaattatataaatatccataatgtatattaattataacgcacaaaaacatatttatcctaggaatatatgaaaatttacatatataaatattaagacAAAATAGTAAATGAATCTCAGACGATACCTTAAACTATGAATTGAAGGatattaaaacattcaaaattacaaacaaaaaatacgaatatacttttttactaCTGCGTATGAATTAAACCAGTTATAttaacatacatttataaaatttagtcagttataggtatatatattacgaacaccatttaaaatattgcgTGTATTAGATCATATGGATGGTTTCATTACagtaaagaaaatattgcttattattcattttatcttttcctgaatttaattttttcatattttttaacttttttatgataataaacaATTCCTGATATAAGAATTATACTTAATATGAAGATAggtacaaaatatataagaaatccCAAGAATCCTGACGCACAATAGTTGCTCAACTTTTTCGTAGATGGGTTTACTATCAGTGTTTGTGTGAACCTTTTTAAAGGTGATTTCATTAACCAGATATGCAAAGTTAATAGAGCGGGAGAAGCCTTATTATCAGTAATTATATTTGAAAGATTTCCAATTCCTTTAAGATATGAATATTCTCTAAGTTGAGCAATACCTACGGCAGGTGAAGTAAGAACTATTACTTTAAGCAAACCATGTGTAAGCCCACATCCACAAAAATTATCTAATATGAACGATATCACTAATACAAAAAACAGTAATATTGGTAAGGCTACTCGTAATCCGCATTTTttaatcattatttttttgtaaatcttATCACTAAttgttttgttgtttttGAGAAAATCTACGTAATCAAGTTC comes from Plasmodium malariae genome assembly, chromosome: 7 and encodes:
- the PmUG01_07010800 gene encoding fam-l protein, coding for MEQKFKSFLYIKISTFIFLTWICHFYIYMIRQGKSLVECYNQHRRLYAKIYRLLAIYKQNKDSSIVYIKKDIPNRVNNINDIFNNEKYSSGKTKQLNGSSQENKRRHQKDMKNKSCIFETKKYSHLEKKIFKELDYVDFLKNNKTISDKIYKKIMIKKCGLRVALPILLFFVLVISFILDNFCGCGLTHGLLKVIVLTSPAVGIAQLREYSYLKGIGNLSNIITDNKASPALLTLHIWLMKSPLKRFTQTLIVNPSTKKLSNYCASGFLGFLIYFVPIFILSIILISGIVYYHKKVKKYEKIKFRKR
- the PmUG01_07010700 gene encoding fam-m protein, producing MKNKITLNIFIRIGMFAIISWICNFNNYVFIFNKSLDRMCNYDRETYTRNYRLLSKYKEDNDSNNLWLKGKFPNNEVIGQKITSTNEGGTKRKNNQSYKCSLNKAQYYTEVIDYNNGMFDGKHFHFQKKWVKKKDYDTSLEKKNRIGDISLKKIKFRSYKFGIAILLVFFLLGIGLPVSSAFGLSDGSVTEKNDILSFLESTLGLGSETNAYILLFLVTFIMLAVLIIIAIYKILRNNEKYQKIKLMME